From Rutidosis leptorrhynchoides isolate AG116_Rl617_1_P2 chromosome 3, CSIRO_AGI_Rlap_v1, whole genome shotgun sequence, a single genomic window includes:
- the LOC139898186 gene encoding uncharacterized protein, with amino-acid sequence MGSEGPSGVTFHVTGFKKFHGVSDNPTETIVSNLEEYLKRNSSSKGVNIGSCTILETAGQGGLVPLYQTLHSAVSKENQQSNFSKVILLHFGVNSGASRFAIEHQAVNEATFRCPDEMGWKPQKVPIIPADGGVSKVRKTCLPVDEMTKSLAKMGYDVVTSDDAGRFVCNYVYYHSLRFAEQNGIKSVFVHVPLFQTIDEDTQMRFAASLLEVLASLY; translated from the exons ATGGGGTCGGAAGGGCCTTCAGGAGTAACGTTTCACGTGACGGGGTTTAAGAAATTTCATGGAGTTTCAGATAATCCAACGGAGACAATTGTTAGTAATTTGGAAGAATATTTGAAAAGGAACAGTTCGTCTAAAGGGGTGAATATCGGTAGTTGCACAATTCTTGAAACTGCGGGCCAAGGTGGTCTTGTTCCTTTGTATCAGACGTTACATTCTGCAGTGAGCAAGGAAAATCAACAATCGAATTTCTCAAAAGTTATTTTG TTGCATTTTGGAGTTAATAGTGGGGCCTCGAGATTTGCTATTGAGCATCAGGCAGTAAATGAAGCAACTTTTCGATGTCCTGACGAGATGGGATGGAAGCCTCAG AAAGTTCCTATAATACCTGCAGATGGTGGAGTTTCAAAAGTACGAAAG ACATGTCTTCCTGTAGATGAGATGACGAAATCCTTAGCAAAGATGGGATACGATGTGGTAACCTCAGATGATGCCGGACGATTTGTGTGCAATTACgtttattatcattcactaagattTGCAGAGCAAAATGGAATAAAATCTGTGTTTGTACATGTGCCGCTCTTTCAAACGATCGATGAGGATACGCAAATGCGGTTCGCAGCTTCTTTATTGGAGGTACTTGCTTCTTTATATTAA